In Kitasatospora sp. NA04385, a single genomic region encodes these proteins:
- a CDS encoding tetratricopeptide repeat protein, giving the protein MERLLVELTADGLVVVSEWRGGEAFPSQVGEPVPLEWPLDARALDDLRWYLEEYLRAPFGVYSERGPRIAGRLPEWGARVFEALFGAGPARSAYVRARARARTGGGSLEIVLRSRTPQLLGLPWELMADPGRPTPVALDRVAVTRSLPSAELGEVFTVGGSRLRVLMVISRPHGEADVGYRMIARPLLHRLEAVRGSVELVVLRPPTLERLGEVLAEARAAGRPFQIVHFDGHGVFGEPAGPASGWNALTFTGPGPRGMLAFERPGGGADLVPVEQVARVLARARVPVVILNACQSAVIGSQLEAAVATRLLQEGAGAVVAMAYSVYAVAAAEFMAAFYERLFAGDRVADAVAAGRLRLAEHDRRPSPKGLLPLADWMVPVLYARSEVSFPGLRTERAGEESLGAVLDRIRERPAGGAGPAEGLAPAGAFVGRDGLLYTLDVAARLQRVVVLHGPGGVGKTELARAFGRWCRDTGAVDRPEWVLWHSFKPGVASFGLDGVVTDIGLHVYGAQFARLQDPAERRAVVEDLLATRRLLLLWDNFESVHTMPDPTAATPALSEEDRGALRGFLEHVARDGRSAVVITSRTPETWLGEVRRIEVPGLEAEEATQYAELLLAPYPRAGRRREQRSFGELMQWLAGHPDSMRIVLPHLDARDPQDLLAGLQGTDPLPEHESGSLSAGIAYSFDHLPAADQRRMTALSLFHGVADADVLGLLSQDPAVPERFRGCTAEDWHRLLRRAVEIGLLTELGGGMYRIHPALPAYLAARWRHEEPDGHGGQRRAATLALLNAYTDLSVWLERQLTGGNAQFAVALIDLQRRTLGNLLGYALDHGLWEQAVRVVIPLDAYWDIRGLFVEARGWVDRVRVAVEDSDGTPPLLDTPAGALWMFLVGSEASRQIDAHRLDQAESTYRDILQALREQPTSDWQRGHLSTSYHQLGIVAQVRGRLAEAGEWYRQSMAIEEERGNRHGMATSYHQLGIVAQDRGRLAEAEQWYRKCLAIEEELGDLPGMAGSYHQLGMVAEDRGELAEAEEWHRRSLAIKEELGNLPGMAGSYHQLGIVAQGWGRLEEAREWYRKSLAIMEELGNLPGMASSYHQLGIVAQLGERLEEAEDWYRKSLAMEEELGNLPGMASSYHQLGRVAQEWGRLAEAEEWHRRSLAIKEELGNLPGMARSYHQLGIIAQLQGRLEEAWEWHRKSLAIKEELRILPGMAASYGQLGLLFEQWGAQREALAWMVRCVACFAEFPHPATGPAPWHLRRLVAALGSAALEEVWREVTGEPLPAAVREQVCPEPEPTD; this is encoded by the coding sequence GTGGAGCGACTGCTGGTGGAGCTGACCGCGGACGGCCTGGTCGTGGTGTCCGAGTGGCGCGGCGGGGAGGCGTTCCCGAGCCAGGTGGGTGAGCCGGTTCCGCTGGAGTGGCCGTTGGACGCCCGGGCGCTGGACGACCTGCGGTGGTACCTGGAGGAGTACCTGCGGGCCCCGTTCGGGGTGTACAGCGAGCGCGGGCCGCGGATCGCCGGGCGGCTGCCGGAGTGGGGGGCCCGGGTGTTCGAGGCGCTGTTCGGGGCGGGGCCGGCCAGGAGCGCCTACGTGCGGGCCAGGGCGCGGGCGCGGACCGGCGGCGGGTCGCTGGAGATCGTGCTGCGCTCCCGGACGCCGCAGCTGCTCGGGCTGCCGTGGGAGCTGATGGCCGACCCGGGCCGGCCGACGCCGGTCGCGCTGGACCGGGTCGCGGTGACCCGCAGCCTGCCCTCGGCGGAGCTGGGCGAGGTCTTCACGGTCGGGGGTTCGCGGCTGCGGGTGCTGATGGTCATCTCCCGTCCGCACGGCGAGGCGGACGTGGGCTACCGGATGATCGCCCGGCCGCTGCTGCACCGGCTGGAGGCGGTGCGCGGGAGCGTGGAGCTGGTGGTGCTGCGCCCGCCGACCCTGGAGCGGCTCGGCGAGGTGCTGGCGGAGGCCCGGGCGGCGGGCCGGCCGTTCCAGATCGTGCACTTCGACGGGCACGGGGTCTTCGGCGAGCCGGCCGGGCCGGCGAGCGGCTGGAACGCGCTGACCTTCACCGGCCCCGGCCCGCGCGGGATGCTGGCGTTCGAGCGGCCGGGCGGCGGCGCGGACCTGGTGCCGGTCGAGCAGGTGGCGCGGGTGCTGGCACGGGCCCGGGTGCCGGTGGTGATCCTGAACGCCTGCCAGTCCGCGGTGATCGGCTCGCAGCTGGAGGCGGCGGTGGCGACCCGGCTGCTGCAGGAGGGCGCCGGGGCGGTCGTCGCGATGGCGTACAGCGTGTACGCGGTGGCCGCGGCCGAGTTCATGGCGGCCTTCTACGAGCGGCTGTTCGCCGGTGACCGGGTGGCCGACGCGGTGGCCGCCGGCCGCCTGCGCCTCGCCGAGCACGACCGGCGCCCCTCGCCCAAGGGCCTGCTGCCGCTGGCCGACTGGATGGTGCCGGTGCTGTACGCGCGCAGCGAGGTGTCCTTCCCCGGGCTGCGCACCGAGCGGGCGGGCGAGGAGTCGCTCGGGGCGGTCCTGGACCGGATCCGCGAGCGCCCGGCGGGCGGGGCCGGCCCCGCCGAGGGGCTGGCCCCGGCGGGCGCGTTCGTCGGCCGGGACGGGCTGCTGTACACCCTGGACGTGGCCGCCCGGCTGCAGCGCGTGGTGGTGCTGCACGGCCCGGGGGGCGTGGGGAAGACCGAGCTGGCCCGGGCGTTCGGCCGCTGGTGCCGGGACACCGGGGCGGTCGACCGGCCCGAGTGGGTGCTCTGGCACTCCTTCAAGCCCGGCGTGGCCTCCTTCGGGCTGGACGGCGTGGTCACCGACATCGGCCTGCACGTGTACGGCGCCCAGTTCGCCCGCCTCCAGGACCCGGCGGAGCGGCGGGCCGTGGTCGAGGACCTGCTGGCGACCCGGCGGCTGCTGCTGCTCTGGGACAACTTCGAGTCCGTCCACACCATGCCCGACCCGACCGCCGCCACCCCCGCCCTGAGCGAGGAGGACCGCGGCGCCCTGCGCGGCTTCCTGGAGCACGTCGCCCGGGACGGCCGGAGCGCGGTCGTCATCACCAGCCGCACCCCCGAGACCTGGCTCGGCGAGGTGCGCCGGATCGAGGTCCCCGGCCTGGAGGCCGAGGAGGCCACCCAGTACGCCGAGCTGCTGCTCGCCCCCTACCCGCGGGCCGGGCGGCGGCGCGAGCAGCGCTCGTTCGGCGAGCTCATGCAGTGGCTGGCCGGGCACCCCGACAGCATGCGGATCGTGCTGCCGCACCTGGACGCCCGCGATCCGCAGGACCTGCTGGCCGGGCTCCAGGGCACCGATCCGCTGCCGGAGCACGAGAGCGGCTCGCTGTCCGCCGGGATCGCCTACTCCTTCGACCACCTGCCCGCCGCAGACCAGCGGAGGATGACCGCGCTCAGCCTGTTCCACGGCGTCGCCGACGCCGACGTGCTGGGGCTCCTCTCGCAGGACCCGGCGGTCCCCGAACGCTTCCGGGGCTGCACCGCGGAGGACTGGCACCGGCTGCTGCGGCGCGCGGTGGAGATCGGGCTGCTCACCGAACTGGGCGGCGGCATGTACCGCATCCACCCGGCGCTGCCCGCCTACCTCGCCGCCCGGTGGCGCCACGAGGAGCCGGACGGCCACGGCGGGCAGCGCCGGGCGGCCACCCTCGCCCTGCTGAACGCCTACACCGACCTCTCGGTGTGGCTGGAGCGGCAGTTGACGGGCGGGAACGCCCAGTTCGCGGTCGCCCTGATCGACCTCCAGCGGCGGACGCTGGGCAACCTGCTCGGCTACGCCCTCGACCACGGCCTGTGGGAGCAGGCCGTCCGCGTGGTGATCCCGCTGGACGCCTACTGGGACATCCGGGGGCTGTTCGTCGAGGCGCGCGGCTGGGTCGACCGGGTGCGGGTCGCCGTCGAGGACTCCGACGGCACCCCGCCGCTCCTGGACACCCCGGCGGGCGCGCTGTGGATGTTCCTGGTCGGGTCCGAGGCCAGCCGGCAGATCGACGCGCACCGGCTCGACCAGGCCGAGAGCACCTACCGGGACATCCTGCAGGCGCTGCGCGAGCAGCCGACCAGCGACTGGCAGCGCGGCCACCTCTCCACCAGCTACCACCAGCTGGGCATCGTGGCGCAGGTCCGGGGGCGGCTGGCGGAGGCCGGGGAGTGGTACCGGCAGTCCATGGCCATCGAGGAGGAGAGGGGCAACCGGCACGGGATGGCCACCAGCTACCACCAGCTGGGCATCGTCGCCCAGGACCGGGGACGGCTGGCGGAGGCCGAGCAGTGGTACCGCAAGTGCCTGGCCATCGAGGAGGAGCTGGGGGACCTGCCGGGGATGGCGGGCAGCTACCACCAGCTGGGCATGGTCGCCGAGGACCGGGGGGAGCTGGCGGAGGCCGAGGAGTGGCACCGCAGGTCGCTGGCGATCAAGGAGGAGCTGGGCAACCTGCCGGGGATGGCGGGCAGTTACCACCAGCTGGGCATCGTCGCCCAGGGGTGGGGGCGGCTGGAGGAGGCCAGGGAGTGGTACCGGAAGTCGCTGGCCATCATGGAGGAACTGGGCAACCTGCCGGGGATGGCCAGCAGCTACCACCAGCTCGGCATCGTCGCCCAGCTCGGCGAGCGGCTGGAGGAGGCCGAGGACTGGTACCGCAAGTCGCTGGCCATGGAGGAGGAGCTGGGCAACCTGCCCGGCATGGCCAGCAGCTACCACCAGCTCGGCCGGGTGGCCCAGGAGTGGGGGCGGCTGGCGGAGGCCGAGGAGTGGCACCGCAGGTCGCTGGCGATCAAGGAGGAGCTGGGCAACCTGCCGGGCATGGCCCGCAGCTACCACCAGCTGGGCATCATCGCCCAGTTGCAGGGACGGCTGGAGGAGGCCTGGGAGTGGCACCGCAAGTCCCTGGCGATCAAGGAGGAGCTGCGCATCCTGCCCGGCATGGCCGCCAGCTACGGGCAGCTCGGCCTGCTCTTCGAGCAGTGGGGCGCCCAGCGGGAGGCCCTGGCCTGGATGGTCAGGTGCGTGGCCTGCTTCGCCGAGTTCCCCCACCCCGCGACCGGGCCGGCGCCCTGGCACCTGCGGCGCCTGGTGGCGGCGCTCGGGTCGGCGGCCCTGGAGGAGGTGTGGCGGGAGGTCACCGGCGAGCCGCTCCCGGCCGCCGTCCGCGAGCAGGTCTGCCCCGAACCGGAACCCACCGACTGA
- a CDS encoding metallopeptidase family protein, which translates to MTRDEFEALVSDALDRIPPQLAAMMDNVAVFVEDEPDPATPDLLGLYEGIPLTERGEWYAGVLPDRIMVYMGPTLRHCETREQAVEEVRTTVIHEVAHHFGFDDDELHELGWS; encoded by the coding sequence ATGACCAGGGACGAGTTCGAGGCGCTGGTGTCCGACGCGCTGGACCGCATTCCGCCGCAGCTGGCCGCGATGATGGACAACGTCGCGGTCTTCGTCGAGGACGAGCCCGACCCCGCCACCCCCGACCTGCTCGGCCTCTACGAGGGCATCCCGCTCACCGAGCGCGGCGAGTGGTACGCCGGCGTCCTCCCCGACCGGATCATGGTCTACATGGGCCCGACCCTCCGCCACTGCGAGACCCGCGAGCAGGCCGTCGAGGAGGTCCGCACCACCGTCATCCACGAAGTCGCCCACCACTTCGGCTTCGACGACGACGAACTCCACGAACTCGGCTGGTCCTGA
- a CDS encoding CrcB family protein, with protein sequence MTTRKPVPLLRGQGRAVAAVCAGGVLGACARYGAGLLRPTARDGFPWTTLLVNAVGCALIGVVLVALTEGRRAPHPLLRPFLATGVLGGFTTFSTYAVDAQQLFGHGVPGRALLYLAGTLLAALAAVRAAASATRAVLSAYGGRAGAG encoded by the coding sequence ATGACGACGAGGAAGCCGGTGCCGCTGCTGCGCGGGCAGGGCCGGGCGGTGGCCGCGGTCTGCGCGGGCGGGGTGCTCGGGGCCTGCGCCCGGTACGGGGCGGGGCTGCTCCGGCCGACCGCGCGGGACGGCTTCCCGTGGACGACGCTGCTGGTCAACGCGGTCGGCTGCGCGCTGATCGGGGTGGTGCTGGTGGCGCTGACCGAGGGGCGGCGCGCGCCGCACCCGCTGCTGCGGCCGTTCCTGGCGACCGGCGTCCTCGGCGGGTTCACCACCTTCTCGACGTACGCGGTGGACGCGCAGCAGTTGTTCGGGCACGGGGTGCCCGGCCGGGCGCTGCTCTACCTGGCCGGGACGCTGCTGGCCGCGCTGGCCGCGGTGCGGGCGGCCGCGAGCGCGACCCGGGCGGTGCTGTCGGCGTACGGCGGGCGGGCGGGGGCGGGGTGA